From the Anguilla anguilla isolate fAngAng1 chromosome 8, fAngAng1.pri, whole genome shotgun sequence genome, one window contains:
- the LOC118234356 gene encoding myristoylated alanine-rich C-kinase substrate-like yields the protein MNPEPSSLMSEESDQHSAAEGKDATGSPLPNGSEQAPKRGRGRPLGSVNKTPKPVKAPGKRGRPRKVVLDTSTSVISSGTVKKRGRPPKVIKMRGRPRKTPLTPEQEEERKKMKSKPKGPRVWKPLGRPRIYPREDPPAPASEPRGRGRPRKGPSRQGAHLRKNPPASTQAPAPNSAPRKRGRPPGPTENSAARKESRTKNGSAQKSSPSPAKRSRRSSGAGDEPEEEEEEEEEGDADGQAERDAEAGQNKASNSTEAGGSGDRAEGGEEGVAAATQRRRGRPRGAAGQAGRDEKGEGGKAARKKGGGKRAAEPKKPAAAGKASKKEKPGRESISSIL from the coding sequence ATGAATCCAGAGCCCTCCAGTCTCATGTCTGAAGAATCTGACCAGCACTCTGCAGCGGAGGGGAAGGATGCGACGGGGTCGCCCCTTCCCAATGGCAGCGAACAGGCCCCCAAGCGTGGAAGGGGCCGGCCACTGGGGTCCGTCAACAAGACGCCCAAACCGGTGAAGGCACCGGGAAAGCGCGGGAGGCCGCGGAAAGTAGTTTTGGACACCTCGACGTCTGTCATATCCTCTGGGACGGTCAAGAAGCGAGGCCGACCCCcgaaagtaataaaaatgaggGGGAGGCCCAGGAAAACTCCCCTCACACCCGagcaagaggaggagaggaagaagatgaagagCAAACCCAAGGGGCCACGAGTGTGGAAGCCCCTGGGGAGGCCACGCATATACCCCCGCGaggacccccccgcccccgcctcggAGCCCCGGGGGCGAGGGCGTCCGCGCAAGGGCCCGTCAAGGCAGGGGGCGCACCTGCGGAAGAACCCCCCGGCCTCCACCCAGGCCCCGGCGCCCAACAGCGCGCCCCGCAAGAGGGGCCGGCCTCCGGGCCCTACGGAGAACAGCGCCGCGCGGAAGGAGTCCCGCACGAAAAACGGCTCCGCGCAGAAGTCCAGCCCGTCCCCCGCCAAGCGCTCTCGCCGGTCCAGCGGGGCAGGGGACGagcccgaggaggaggaggaggaggaggaagagggggacgCGGACGGGCAGGCGGAGCGGGACGCGGAGGCCGGCCAAAACAAGGCCTCGAACAGCACTGAGGCGGGCGGGTCGGGCGACCGGGCGGAGGGAGGCGAGGAGggcgtcgccgcggcgacccAGCGCAGGAGGGGCCGTCCTCGGGGCGCGGCGGGACAGGCCGGGCGGGACGAGAAGGGCGAGGGAGGGAAAGCGGCCAGGAAGAAGGGCGGCGGCAAGAGGGCCGCCGAGCCCAAGAAGCCGGCCGCGGCGGGGAAGGCGAGCAAGAAGGAGAagccggggagagagagcatcagcAGCATCCTGTAG
- the LOC118234350 gene encoding calponin homology domain-containing protein DDB_G0272472-like yields MVEASRREKEQMRKAMDHTVRTLLVSMKTVEEERRREAALMERNRAKTEEAMLIEIKRLQEERRTENALMEKEKERMVLATLMEKKKVEEERRVEQAHMEIQREKTEQEMLCEVTVKKRLAEERLTAEQVQAAKEREETENFLLMKLKLLEEARRAERAQMEKEMEKMNERLLIELKRLEEERRAEVGQAELKKEKMAEKVLMEMKKVEEERRLVQTERGKERSEEPVEQPVLTEARALAEESRREKLEVQKERQKLEKEMLSRVMALDEARKREKTQLEKERQAMQGAVLLERKRLSEERSRGKELMDREKRELEETLLAKMERMEAEMRREKALAENEKGKAKDATLLEMARLEEEGRRKKTQMEREVEKMKEAMCLGIKALEEQRRSEKAHFEKERESLRNAVLMERRSMEQEGKKEKARMAKETAKMEEMVLMQRKRLAEERRTQRVEVENEMARTKEAMLAEINGLKEQRDREGVREKADEKDLLQGLMEQAQMEEREKMQDTLLLERKRLEDEWRREKAQTENERTKMEEVLLAERKRMEEERRRDNALMEEERQKMKEAVLMEIKRLEDERRRERVEMAKRSERMEEDILMERKRWEDERKEQVLAEKESVEL; encoded by the coding sequence ATGGTGGAGGCGAGTAGAAGGGAGAAAGAGCAGATGCGGAAGGCGATGGACCACACCGTGAGAACACTGTTGGTGAGCATGAAAacagtggaggaggagaggaggagggaggcagCACTGATGGAGAGAAACCGGGCGAAAACAGAGGAAGCCATGCTAATCGAGATAAAGAGGTTGCAAGAGGAGAGAAGGACCGAGAATGCActgatggagaaagagaaggagagaatggTGCTGGCAACTCtgatggagaaaaagaaagttgAGGAGGAAAGAAGGGTAGAGCAGGCACACATGGAGATTCAGAGGGAGAAAACGGAGCAAGAAATGTTGTGTGAAGTGACAGTGAAGAAGAGGTTGGCGGAGGAGAGGCTGACGGCAGAGCAGGTGCAGGcggcgaaagagagagaggaaacggAAAACTTCCTGCTGATGAAGTTAAAGCTGCTGGAGGAGGcgaggagggcagagagagcacagatggagaaagagatggagaagaTGAACGAGCGGCTACTGATAGAGCTGAAGAGACTGGAGGAGGAACGGAGGGCGGAAGTGGGACAGGCGGAGttaaagaaggagaaaatggcaGAGAAAGTGCTGATGGAGATGAAGaaagtggaggaggagaggagactggtgcagacggagagagggaaggagagatcCGAGGAGCCCGTCGAGCAGCCGGTGCTCACGGAAGCGAGAGCACTGgctgaggagagcaggagggaaaaGCTGGAAGTTCAGAAGGAGAGGCAGAAACTGGAGAAGGAGATGCTGTCGAGGGTGATGGCCCTGGACGAGGCCCGCAAGAGAGAGAAGAcacagctggagaaggagaggcaGGCGATGCAGGGCGCGGTGCtgctggagaggaagaggctgAGCGAGGAGCGGAGCAGGGGCAAGGAGCTgatggacagagagaagagagagctggaggagacgCTGCTGGCGAAGATGGAGAGAATGGAGGCTGAGATGAGGAGGGAGAAGGCCCTGGCGGAGAACGAGAAGGGCAAGGCGAAGGACGCGACGCTGCTGGAGATGGCCAGGCTGGAAGAGGAGGGCAGGAGGAAGAAGACGCAGATGGAGCGGGAGGTGGAGAAGATGAAGGAGGCCATGTGTCTGGGAATAAAGGCgctggaggagcagaggaggtcAGAGAAGGCGCACtttgagaaggagagggagagcctGCGCAACGCCGTGCTTATGGAGAGGAGGAGCATGGAGCAAGAGGGCAAGAAGGAGAAGGCGAGGATGGCGAAGGAGACGGCCAAGATGGAGGAGATGGTGCTGATGCAGAGAAAGAGACTGGCGGAGGAAAGGCGGACGcagagggtggaggtggagaacGAGATGGCGAGAACGAAGGAGGCGATGCTTGCGGAGATAAATGGGCTGAAGGagcagagggacagggagggggtgagggagaaggCGGATGAAAAAGATCTGCTGCAGGGGTTGATGGAGCAGGCGCagatggaggagagggagaaaatgcAGGACACTCTGCtgctggagaggaagaggctgGAGGAcgagtggaggagagagaaggccCAGACGGAAAACGAGAGGACAAAGATGGAGGAGGTGCTGCTGGccgagaggaagaggatggaggaggagagaagacgAGACAACGcgctgatggaggaggagagacagaaaatgaaGGAAGCGGTGCTAATGGAGATAAAGAGACTGGAGGAtgaaaggaggagggagagggtggagatggCGAAGAGGAGCGAAAGGATGGAGGAAGACATActgatggagaggaagaggtgggAGGATGAGAGGAAAGAGCAGGTGCTTGCGGAAAAAGAGAGCGTGGAACTTTGA